The Verrucomicrobiota bacterium genome has a window encoding:
- a CDS encoding N-acetyltransferase: MNLPPQPLQRIASNVKLGKNVRIYDFTNLYGCEIGNDVKIGTFVEIQKGVKVGDRCKISSHTFICEGVTLEDEVFVGHNVTFVNDLYPRATDVTGKLQTESNWKCIPTLVKRCASIGSGATLLCGITIGENALVGAGSVVTKDVPAGAVVAGNPARVLKSIPLRVPARRNFAPAQSV; the protein is encoded by the coding sequence ATGAATTTACCACCACAACCCCTGCAGCGAATCGCTTCCAATGTGAAGCTTGGCAAGAACGTTCGCATCTACGACTTCACCAACCTGTACGGCTGTGAAATCGGAAACGACGTGAAGATCGGGACGTTCGTGGAAATTCAAAAAGGGGTCAAAGTTGGTGACCGCTGCAAAATCTCCAGCCATACGTTCATTTGTGAGGGTGTGACTTTGGAAGACGAGGTTTTTGTTGGGCACAACGTTACGTTTGTCAACGACCTTTACCCCCGCGCCACCGATGTGACGGGCAAACTGCAAACCGAGTCGAATTGGAAGTGCATCCCGACCTTGGTCAAGCGATGCGCCTCAATCGGGTCCGGCGCCACGTTGCTGTGTGGCATCACCATCGGCGAGAATGCCCTGGTCGGCGCTGGCAGTGTGGTCACCAAAGATGTGCCGGCAGGCGCCGTGGTGGCCGGCAATCCGGCCCGAGTGCTGAAATCGATTCCACTCAGAGTTCCAGCACGTCGAAATTTCGCACCCGCGCAAAGCGTGTAG
- the wecB gene encoding UDP-N-acetylglucosamine 2-epimerase (non-hydrolyzing): MTRKLKLLIIAGARPNFMKVAPVIKCIRSRGTDGKQNGVSLEYRLVHTGQHYDEKMSKVFFDELGIPAPDLNLGVGSGSHAVQTAKVMTGFETVCEQEKPDWVVVVGDVNSTMACTLVCAKMGIKVAHVEAGLRSFDRTMPEEVNRIVTDSLADLLLTPSPDANENLKREGVPDAKIRLVGNVMIDTLVANLEKARASHLLNTLRLKRSGFAYVTLHRPSNVDNQLSLTTIMAELDQLARQIPVVFPMHPRTRKMCGQFGISLDNQNGLKVLDPIGYLDSLNLTENARLVLTDSGGLQEESTYFRTPCLTLRPNTERPVTVTLGSNRLTDRERLSADLDEVLARETKFGTIPPLWDGRAAERIINALLVQRQWGAPRMNSTLPRVDVQRADMLTGIIE; encoded by the coding sequence ATGACCCGAAAACTCAAACTCCTCATCATTGCCGGCGCGCGGCCCAACTTCATGAAAGTGGCGCCCGTGATCAAATGCATTCGCAGCCGTGGTACCGACGGAAAGCAAAATGGTGTGTCGCTTGAATACCGCCTGGTTCATACTGGCCAGCATTACGACGAGAAGATGTCCAAGGTGTTCTTTGATGAACTGGGCATCCCGGCCCCAGACCTCAATCTGGGCGTCGGGTCTGGCTCACACGCGGTGCAGACGGCCAAGGTCATGACTGGATTTGAAACCGTTTGTGAACAGGAAAAGCCCGATTGGGTGGTTGTGGTGGGGGACGTGAATTCCACCATGGCCTGCACCCTCGTTTGCGCCAAGATGGGGATAAAAGTTGCGCATGTAGAGGCGGGGTTGCGAAGTTTCGACCGAACGATGCCCGAAGAAGTGAACCGCATCGTGACCGATTCGCTGGCCGACCTGCTGCTGACACCTTCGCCCGATGCCAACGAAAATCTTAAACGGGAAGGTGTTCCTGATGCAAAAATAAGGCTCGTTGGTAATGTCATGATAGACACCTTGGTGGCCAATCTTGAGAAGGCGCGCGCGAGTCATCTGCTGAACACACTCCGGCTGAAGCGCAGCGGTTTTGCCTACGTCACATTGCATCGCCCATCGAACGTAGATAATCAACTGAGTCTGACTACAATCATGGCGGAACTCGACCAGCTTGCCCGGCAAATACCGGTTGTGTTCCCCATGCATCCGCGCACCCGGAAGATGTGTGGTCAGTTTGGGATTTCACTCGATAACCAGAATGGCCTTAAGGTTTTGGATCCAATCGGGTACCTAGATTCACTGAACCTGACCGAGAACGCGCGCTTGGTGTTGACCGACTCCGGCGGTTTACAGGAAGAAAGCACATACTTTCGAACGCCGTGTCTGACGCTGCGTCCGAACACCGAACGGCCTGTGACCGTCACCCTGGGTAGCAACAGACTCACGGACCGGGAACGTCTGTCTGCGGATCTTGATGAAGTTCTCGCGCGCGAAACCAAGTTCGGCACCATCCCCCCCTTGTGGGACGGTCGCGCGGCAGAGCGGATCATCAATGCACTTCTGGTGCAGCGTCAATGGGGCGCCCCCCGGATGAATTCAACTTTGCCCCGTGTTGACGTTCAAAGGGCCGACATGCTCACGGGCATAATTGAATAG
- a CDS encoding DUF354 domain-containing protein, protein MTSSKFGQTRSDFTSCELRSAAAGVGSGKKIWIDLDNTPHIPFFKPIIRELEKRGYIVVLTARDAFQTCELATRFDLAYTKVGRHYGKNSFLKVWGLVWRSLQLLPFVMRERPALGLSHGSRSQILLCNLLRIPTIMIMDYEHAQTPLLLRPRWEIVPDVLFKENLHCQARERIRKYKGIKEDVYAPEFKPDPTLCQQLQLGNGKIVVTVRPPATEAHYHNPESELFFVQFMNRVCNSPGVKAVLLPRNKTQETQLKAGWPQWFGDSKVIIPKEAVDGLNLLWHSDLVVSGGGTMNREAAALGVPVYSIFRGKSGAVDRHLQSQGKMTLIESIADVQNKILLKPRTRNGLPDSRPREALREIVEQVEDIIKLDCC, encoded by the coding sequence ATCACATCAAGCAAATTCGGGCAAACCCGGAGCGACTTCACCTCGTGTGAACTTCGGTCCGCCGCTGCCGGTGTCGGCTCCGGCAAGAAAATCTGGATTGATCTCGACAACACCCCGCACATCCCATTTTTCAAGCCGATCATCAGGGAACTTGAGAAACGTGGCTACATCGTGGTGTTGACGGCGCGCGACGCTTTTCAGACCTGTGAGCTGGCGACACGATTTGACCTTGCCTACACCAAAGTCGGTCGCCATTACGGCAAGAATAGTTTCCTGAAAGTATGGGGTCTCGTGTGGCGCAGCTTGCAACTGCTTCCATTCGTGATGCGGGAGCGCCCCGCGCTGGGATTATCGCATGGTTCGCGATCCCAGATCCTCCTGTGCAATCTCCTCCGTATCCCAACCATTATGATAATGGATTATGAACATGCCCAGACACCGCTACTCCTGCGTCCACGGTGGGAAATTGTCCCCGACGTGCTGTTCAAGGAGAACTTGCACTGCCAGGCAAGGGAACGAATTCGAAAGTACAAAGGCATAAAGGAAGATGTCTATGCGCCCGAGTTCAAACCGGACCCAACGCTTTGCCAGCAACTCCAATTGGGTAACGGCAAAATTGTCGTGACCGTTCGCCCGCCAGCTACAGAGGCCCATTATCACAACCCGGAAAGCGAACTATTCTTCGTGCAATTCATGAATCGCGTTTGTAACTCTCCGGGAGTGAAGGCCGTGCTTTTGCCACGCAACAAGACCCAGGAAACTCAGTTAAAGGCGGGTTGGCCGCAGTGGTTCGGCGATTCCAAGGTGATCATCCCCAAGGAGGCGGTAGATGGACTGAACCTGCTTTGGCATTCGGATCTGGTCGTGAGTGGAGGCGGGACGATGAACCGCGAAGCGGCGGCGTTGGGCGTCCCAGTCTACAGCATTTTCCGGGGCAAAAGCGGCGCGGTAGATCGTCACCTGCAGAGCCAGGGGAAGATGACTTTGATTGAGAGCATCGCGGACGTGCAGAATAAGATTCTACTCAAACCACGCACAAGAAACGGTTTGCCAGACTCCAGGCCGCGGGAAGCTCTTCGTGAGATTGTGGAACAAGTTGAGGACATCATCAAGCTGGACTGCTGCTGA
- a CDS encoding Gfo/Idh/MocA family oxidoreductase → MKNPINIGVVGCGYWGPNLVRNFRSLPDCNLKMMCDISQARLTHLKSLYPEVEGATDYSHMLNGSGLDAVVIATAVRTHYPMAKASLLAGKHTFIEKPITTSSHECEELIEIARKQGLVLMVGHTFLYSPAVRKIKETVDAGDIGEIRYISARRLNLGLFQKDINVAWDLAPHDISIIQYIMGEQPVTINCRGSAHITPGVEDVTTMCLSFPKQRTAIIHSSWLDPRKVREMTIVGSKRMIVYDDIAPMEKIRIFDARVERPPHYDTFGEFHYAYHYGDVHIPYIKQEEPLKVECQHFLDCIKQGTIPLTSGKRGLELVQILEASSESLKRGGAPIDLSHRPNGDVHPNGDISVKVTVGTVPQPSVPEPARRATRSLQTDQRLPVSV, encoded by the coding sequence ATGAAAAACCCAATAAATATCGGTGTAGTAGGTTGCGGATACTGGGGGCCAAATCTGGTACGCAACTTCCGATCTTTACCCGATTGCAATCTGAAAATGATGTGCGACATCAGCCAGGCGCGCCTCACACATCTTAAGTCGTTGTACCCAGAAGTCGAGGGTGCGACAGATTACAGCCACATGTTGAACGGCAGTGGCTTGGATGCCGTGGTCATAGCCACCGCGGTCAGGACGCATTACCCGATGGCGAAAGCGAGCCTGCTGGCGGGGAAACACACGTTCATCGAAAAACCGATCACCACCTCCTCTCATGAATGTGAAGAATTGATTGAAATTGCGCGAAAGCAGGGTTTGGTGTTGATGGTCGGCCATACCTTCCTTTATTCACCCGCCGTGAGAAAGATCAAGGAAACCGTCGATGCCGGTGACATTGGTGAAATCCGGTACATTTCAGCCCGACGACTTAACCTGGGCCTTTTCCAGAAGGACATCAATGTAGCGTGGGACTTGGCCCCGCATGATATCTCGATCATTCAATACATCATGGGGGAACAACCCGTCACGATAAACTGCCGCGGCAGTGCTCACATCACGCCGGGCGTGGAAGACGTGACCACCATGTGCCTCAGCTTTCCCAAGCAACGAACGGCCATCATTCACAGCAGTTGGCTCGACCCGCGCAAGGTGAGGGAGATGACGATTGTTGGCAGCAAGCGAATGATCGTGTATGACGACATTGCGCCGATGGAAAAGATCCGGATTTTCGACGCCCGAGTCGAAAGGCCGCCGCACTACGATACGTTTGGTGAATTCCATTACGCCTACCATTATGGTGACGTGCATATTCCCTATATCAAACAGGAGGAACCGCTGAAGGTCGAATGTCAGCACTTTCTCGATTGCATCAAGCAAGGCACCATCCCGCTGACGAGCGGCAAGCGGGGGCTGGAACTGGTTCAGATTCTTGAGGCATCCTCGGAATCTCTGAAACGAGGCGGCGCTCCAATTGATCTGTCACACCGACCCAACGGCGATGTCCATCCAAACGGAGACATCTCCGTGAAGGTGACGGTCGGAACCGTGCCACAGCCATCGGTGCCTGAACCGGCAAGGAGGGCAACACGGTCGCTTCAAACTGATCAAAGACTGCCGGTGAGTGTATGA